One genomic window of Deinococcus reticulitermitis includes the following:
- a CDS encoding metallophosphoesterase family protein — MRVAFLSDLHGNIQALTAVKRFLGEHAVQRVVVVGDLVGYGASPGPVIDFVRREGWACSLGSSDLRVALDLGERASRRGVAEQVLNWTRQTLNAEQTEFLRGLPPSGRLGTPAGRVRYFHGAPHDPEGRVDLMGAEAELAALAGRLAARVVVVGGTHVPFVREVEETTFVDPGSVGLSLNHEPGADLALVDCGGTHPRVSLHKVPYDYASSAFDILAWDLPPVIADVIRSGRMA, encoded by the coding sequence TTGCGAGTGGCTTTTCTCAGTGACCTTCACGGCAATATCCAAGCGCTGACTGCGGTCAAGCGCTTTCTCGGCGAGCACGCCGTGCAGCGCGTCGTGGTCGTCGGCGACCTCGTCGGCTACGGCGCCTCGCCGGGGCCAGTGATCGATTTCGTGCGCCGTGAGGGCTGGGCGTGCTCGCTCGGGAGCAGCGACCTGCGGGTGGCGCTCGACCTCGGCGAGCGCGCGAGCCGGCGCGGCGTCGCCGAGCAGGTCCTGAACTGGACCCGCCAGACCCTCAACGCCGAGCAGACCGAGTTCCTGCGCGGCCTGCCGCCCTCGGGTCGGCTCGGCACCCCGGCGGGGCGGGTGCGCTACTTCCACGGCGCGCCCCACGACCCCGAGGGCCGGGTCGACCTGATGGGCGCCGAAGCCGAACTCGCGGCCCTGGCTGGGCGCCTCGCCGCGCGGGTGGTCGTGGTGGGCGGCACCCACGTCCCCTTCGTGCGCGAGGTGGAGGAGACCACCTTTGTCGACCCCGGCAGCGTCGGGCTCTCGCTCAACCACGAGCCGGGAGCGGACCTCGCCCTCGTCGACTGTGGGGGCACGCACCCCAGGGTCAGCCTCCACAAGGTGCCCTATGACTATGCGTCGAGCGCCTTCGACATCCTCGCCTGGGACCTGCCCCCCGTCATCGCCGACGTGATTCGCAGCGGCCGCATGGCCTGA
- a CDS encoding alanine--glyoxylate aminotransferase family protein — translation MFEDTHDEHVLLTPGPTPIHPRAQRALIRGMLGHMDPEVFALNREIQQDLRVMYGTGPEAFTALLSGTGSLGMEAGFANLLEAGDEVLVCANGSFGQRMAEMAARYGARVRLVTAPLGEAINPADVAAQLSERVAMVAVVHGETSTGVLNPVPDIARLVRGSGALLTVDAVTTAGMEPFFMQGWGVDYAYTGAQKCLSAPPGLAPVAISERAFTRFAARRTPTPLWYCDFDGLRDYWTDHTYHHTVPVNLHFAFHAALRAALEEGLERRQDRVRRMGEVIERTLAPLGFSPYVRRAEDRLPTVLALRLPEGFDDAGVRQALRGREISVTGGLGPTAGVIWRLGLMGEAARPAPYRQLMVALEDLLGARGLVTRYDEVQAEVFARDEAPAPLPTLA, via the coding sequence ATGTTTGAGGACACCCACGACGAGCACGTGCTGCTGACCCCCGGCCCGACGCCGATTCACCCACGGGCCCAACGGGCGCTGATCCGGGGCATGCTCGGACACATGGACCCCGAGGTCTTTGCGCTCAACCGAGAGATCCAGCAGGACCTGCGGGTGATGTACGGGACCGGGCCGGAGGCGTTCACGGCGCTGCTCTCGGGCACCGGCAGCCTGGGAATGGAGGCGGGCTTCGCCAACCTGCTCGAGGCGGGCGACGAGGTGCTGGTGTGCGCCAACGGCAGCTTCGGACAGCGCATGGCCGAGATGGCGGCGCGGTACGGAGCACGGGTGCGGCTCGTCACCGCGCCGCTGGGCGAGGCGATCAATCCGGCAGACGTGGCCGCGCAGCTGAGTGAGCGCGTTGCGATGGTGGCGGTCGTGCACGGCGAGACGAGCACGGGGGTGCTCAACCCGGTGCCTGACATTGCCCGGCTGGTGCGCGGCAGCGGCGCGCTGCTGACCGTGGACGCGGTGACCACGGCGGGGATGGAACCCTTTTTCATGCAGGGCTGGGGGGTGGACTACGCCTACACCGGCGCGCAGAAGTGCCTCTCGGCGCCGCCCGGCCTCGCGCCGGTGGCGATCAGCGAGCGGGCGTTTACGCGCTTCGCGGCGCGGCGCACCCCGACGCCGCTGTGGTACTGCGATTTCGACGGGCTGCGCGACTACTGGACCGACCACACCTACCACCACACTGTGCCGGTCAACCTGCATTTCGCCTTCCACGCCGCGCTGCGTGCCGCGCTCGAGGAGGGCCTGGAGCGTCGCCAGGACCGCGTGCGCCGGATGGGCGAGGTCATCGAGCGCACCCTCGCGCCGCTGGGCTTCTCGCCGTACGTGCGCCGCGCCGAAGACCGCCTGCCGACCGTGCTCGCGCTGCGGCTTCCCGAGGGATTCGACGACGCGGGCGTGCGCCAGGCGCTGCGCGGGCGTGAGATCAGCGTCACCGGCGGCCTGGGGCCCACGGCGGGCGTGATCTGGCGGCTCGGACTGATGGGCGAGGCCGCGCGTCCCGCGCCCTACCGCCAGCTGATGGTGGCCCTCGAAGACCTGCTCGGGGCACGGGGCCTGGTCACGCGCTATGACGAGGTGCAGGCCGAGGTCTTCGCCCGGGACGAGGCGCCGGCGCCGCTGCCCACCCTGGCCTGA
- a CDS encoding alpha/beta fold hydrolase has translation MTAVLEERAQSTFVGGVWTHARVLAPRQGPVGWPVVLVPGLGCASWMYRRVGERLAREQGRTVYLYDPPGHGHSGGGRGRVAHIHELTDHLAAWLEARELIGAALLGHSLGGEVIFDLAARYPQHARALIACAPTGIPENPSVAAQFARLLLDVPRERPGLLLPGGLRAYARAGARTMFRLAQDQHAHQTGPLLSRVEAPTLLIGGDRDPVIHAWTVEALRRAVPHAVVRVVQGGTHALTDSHPRTVARYAHDFLARVEGPPAPPARADQLNWTQRNCV, from the coding sequence GTGACCGCCGTGCTTGAGGAGCGCGCGCAATCCACCTTCGTCGGCGGGGTCTGGACCCACGCCCGCGTTCTGGCGCCGCGCCAGGGCCCGGTGGGGTGGCCCGTCGTCCTCGTGCCGGGGCTTGGGTGCGCGTCGTGGATGTACCGGCGGGTGGGCGAGCGACTCGCGCGCGAGCAGGGCCGCACGGTCTACCTCTACGATCCGCCGGGCCATGGCCACAGCGGGGGCGGTCGGGGACGGGTCGCCCACATCCATGAGCTGACCGATCACCTCGCGGCGTGGCTGGAGGCGCGTGAGCTGATCGGCGCGGCGCTGCTCGGGCACTCGCTCGGTGGGGAGGTGATTTTCGACCTCGCCGCGCGCTACCCACAGCACGCCCGGGCGCTGATCGCCTGCGCGCCAACGGGAATTCCTGAGAACCCCAGTGTGGCGGCGCAGTTCGCCCGGCTGCTGCTCGACGTGCCGCGCGAGCGCCCGGGGCTGCTTCTGCCCGGCGGCCTGCGGGCCTACGCGCGCGCCGGGGCCAGGACGATGTTTCGCCTCGCCCAGGACCAGCACGCCCACCAGACCGGCCCTCTCCTCTCCCGGGTGGAGGCCCCCACGCTGCTGATCGGCGGTGACCGCGACCCGGTGATTCATGCCTGGACCGTCGAGGCGCTGCGCCGCGCCGTGCCGCACGCTGTGGTCCGCGTGGTCCAGGGCGGCACCCACGCCCTCACCGACAGCCATCCGCGCACCGTTGCGCGCTACGCCCACGATTTCCTGGCCCGGGTCGAGGGCCCCCCAGCGCCGCCCGCCCGAGCAGATCAGCTCAACTGGACGCAACGGAATTGCGTTTAG
- a CDS encoding alpha/beta fold hydrolase: MKVGVKVQEFRVPGARLRYRQWGHSGPPVVLIHGLSGSWRWWRRNVGALSRAHRVYVLDLSGYGHTLAWRQRSLGVRADAALIVRWLEAQEMTHVTLIGHSMGGHIALHAAALAPERVDALVLACASGLLREHPVRAALHLPRAAVTGRISFLPVVLADAGRAGLPNLWRSASRLLRDSVQELLPGIRARTLVIWGARDALVPAALGRQLASAIPGAQYVELPRAGHVVMVDEPAPFNRAVLDFLAAEQPT; the protein is encoded by the coding sequence GTGAAGGTGGGGGTGAAGGTGCAGGAATTTCGCGTGCCGGGGGCCAGGCTGCGCTACCGGCAGTGGGGACACAGCGGGCCGCCGGTCGTGCTGATCCACGGCCTGAGCGGGTCGTGGCGCTGGTGGCGGCGCAACGTGGGGGCGCTTTCACGCGCGCACCGGGTGTACGTCCTCGACCTGAGCGGCTACGGGCACACCCTCGCCTGGCGTCAGCGCTCGCTCGGGGTGCGCGCCGACGCGGCCCTGATCGTGCGCTGGCTCGAAGCCCAGGAGATGACGCACGTGACCTTGATCGGACATTCGATGGGCGGACACATTGCACTGCACGCCGCCGCCCTGGCTCCAGAGCGGGTGGACGCGCTCGTGCTCGCGTGCGCGAGCGGGCTGCTGCGGGAGCATCCGGTGCGCGCCGCGCTGCACCTGCCGCGCGCCGCGGTGACCGGGCGGATCTCTTTTCTGCCGGTGGTGCTTGCCGACGCGGGCCGCGCCGGGCTCCCCAACCTGTGGAGATCGGCCTCGCGGCTGCTGCGCGACAGCGTGCAGGAACTGCTGCCGGGCATCCGGGCCCGCACCCTGGTGATCTGGGGCGCGCGTGACGCGCTGGTGCCGGCGGCACTGGGCCGGCAACTCGCCTCGGCGATTCCAGGCGCGCAGTACGTGGAGTTGCCCCGCGCCGGGCACGTGGTGATGGTCGACGAACCCGCCCCGTTCAACCGGGCGGTGCTGGACTTCCTCGCGGCGGAGCAACCAACGTGA
- the lnt gene encoding apolipoprotein N-acyltransferase has protein sequence MPRRALPAPALAALLGALLALTLPPLQTGLLTPLALAAVFWHVAHAPTPRQVAGRMWWSVSVMTALHLWWLTSFLGELFQAPLLGVLAFALYALEGGFFALMAYLVARAVQNPHGRVWALAGGWLLTEALRFLGPLAFPWPTLGSSLLPTPLIQIADLGGVLLASGLIVTLAAALAGVWTGWGRRDLPWRPLALTLLAWGAALSYGLTRTPGEGPEQPMRVLRTEFDSFARATQALSPEAQFAQQLPASLGRPPGSVVVWSETALLREAPPQTVPDFPGPGLSGLRTFTPDQNSVIAIGADGQVTSRNLKARLVPFGEEFPFYRALRPVYAVFERALGFEFGSLEPARQVTPLTLGGVRYGTYVCYDSVFPWVARQLTRAGAQVLVNPSNDGWYAGWGVEQHFWMGRVRAIEQRRWLVRSVNAGVAGSVNDLGQPVQLLRAGGAVQALDVRPKLLSGLTVYAHVGDAPAYALAFALMLGGVWTGRRPAREE, from the coding sequence GTGCCCCGCCGTGCGCTGCCCGCTCCCGCCCTCGCTGCCCTGCTCGGGGCCTTGCTCGCCCTGACCCTGCCGCCACTTCAGACGGGCCTCCTTACGCCACTCGCCCTCGCCGCCGTCTTCTGGCACGTCGCCCACGCGCCCACGCCCCGGCAGGTCGCCGGGCGGATGTGGTGGTCCGTGAGCGTGATGACGGCCCTGCACCTGTGGTGGCTCACCTCCTTCCTAGGTGAGCTGTTTCAGGCGCCACTCCTCGGGGTACTGGCCTTCGCCCTCTATGCACTCGAAGGCGGGTTCTTCGCCCTGATGGCGTACCTCGTCGCGCGGGCGGTGCAAAATCCCCACGGGCGGGTGTGGGCGCTCGCGGGCGGCTGGCTGCTCACCGAAGCGCTGCGCTTCCTCGGGCCGCTCGCCTTTCCCTGGCCGACCCTCGGCTCCAGCCTGCTGCCCACGCCGCTGATCCAGATCGCGGACCTCGGCGGCGTACTGCTCGCCAGCGGCCTGATCGTGACCCTGGCGGCGGCCCTCGCCGGGGTGTGGACCGGGTGGGGAAGACGTGACCTGCCCTGGCGCCCCCTCGCCCTCACGCTGCTCGCCTGGGGCGCGGCGCTCAGTTACGGCCTGACGCGCACGCCCGGAGAGGGTCCCGAACAGCCGATGCGGGTGCTGCGCACCGAGTTCGACTCGTTCGCCCGCGCCACCCAGGCCCTGAGCCCCGAGGCGCAGTTCGCCCAGCAGCTTCCCGCCAGCCTGGGGCGCCCCCCCGGCAGCGTCGTCGTCTGGAGCGAGACCGCCCTGCTGCGTGAGGCCCCCCCGCAGACCGTCCCCGACTTTCCCGGCCCCGGCCTCAGCGGCCTGCGGACCTTCACCCCGGATCAGAACAGTGTGATCGCCATCGGCGCCGACGGGCAGGTGACCTCCCGCAACCTCAAGGCCAGACTCGTGCCTTTCGGTGAGGAATTTCCCTTCTACCGCGCGCTGCGCCCCGTCTACGCCGTGTTTGAGCGCGCGCTCGGCTTCGAGTTCGGCTCGCTCGAACCGGCCCGGCAAGTCACGCCGCTCACGCTCGGCGGCGTGCGCTACGGCACCTACGTCTGCTACGACTCGGTCTTTCCCTGGGTCGCCCGACAGCTCACCCGCGCCGGCGCGCAGGTGCTCGTCAATCCGTCCAACGACGGCTGGTACGCGGGCTGGGGCGTCGAGCAGCACTTCTGGATGGGCCGGGTGCGCGCCATCGAACAGCGCCGCTGGCTGGTGCGCAGCGTGAACGCGGGCGTCGCCGGCAGCGTGAACGACCTCGGCCAGCCCGTGCAGCTGCTCCGGGCGGGCGGCGCGGTGCAGGCCCTCGACGTGCGGCCCAAGCTGCTCAGCGGCCTTACCGTCTACGCCCACGTCGGCGACGCGCCCGCCTACGCCCTCGCCTTCGCGCTGATGCTCGGCGGCGTCTGGACTGGGCGGCGACCTGCCCGGGAAGAATGA
- the uvrC gene encoding excinuclease ABC subunit UvrC has translation MHFDDLPVLPASPGVYLFRRGGVPIYIGKANNLRSRVTQHFKAGGKSGKFTKLAESLEFITARNEVEALILEANLIKQHRPHYNVLLKDDKHYPFLKLTNEAFPMLVVTRRVLKDGASYYGPYPDAGAVRRVKHLVDTMFPLRKNSGLPMQRKPRPCLNYHMNRCLGPCIAAADPGEYARVVEDVKSLLEGRAAPVLARLREDMRASAQAQDFEQAARLRDRVNAVEKLFGTEQHAFVSEETDLDFLGAAQAGEFAMVQLFRMRGGRVVGRDKRFLTGADEEALGKIVEAFVQDYYTQATHVPPLILLPAEFEGVEAWSEFLSGQAGRQIQMRTPKRGDKVDLVEMAQRNASVGLDSELALLERRGDHPGLDALRDVLALPERPWRIEGYDNSNLFGTNIVSGMVVFEGGRARRGEHRRFKVRGLTRPDDYEAMKQTITRRFTGSLSDKLPLPDLLLIDGGRGQVNAALDALREADVRVPVVGLAKREERLILPGRYGAQWWLETGTEVGVDRELLLPHTHPALRLLIAVRDEVHQYAVTYHRKLRAEGMLRSVFDDLPGIGQKRRDALLEHFTSLADLASAPVEQIAAVPGMSMKAAQGVKAFLQAREAEWQA, from the coding sequence GTGCATTTCGACGATCTGCCCGTGCTGCCGGCCTCCCCCGGCGTGTACCTGTTTCGCAGGGGCGGCGTGCCGATCTACATCGGCAAGGCGAACAACCTGCGCTCGCGGGTCACGCAGCATTTCAAGGCCGGTGGCAAGAGCGGCAAGTTCACCAAGCTCGCCGAGTCGCTCGAATTCATCACGGCCCGCAACGAGGTCGAGGCGCTGATCCTAGAAGCCAACCTGATCAAGCAGCACCGCCCGCATTACAACGTGCTGCTCAAGGACGACAAGCACTATCCTTTTCTCAAGCTGACGAATGAAGCCTTTCCGATGCTGGTCGTGACCCGGCGAGTCCTAAAAGACGGCGCGAGCTACTACGGCCCGTATCCGGACGCGGGGGCGGTGCGGCGGGTCAAGCACCTCGTGGACACGATGTTTCCGCTGCGCAAGAACTCGGGGCTGCCGATGCAGCGCAAGCCCCGGCCCTGCCTGAACTACCACATGAACCGCTGCCTGGGGCCGTGTATCGCGGCGGCGGACCCCGGCGAGTATGCGCGGGTGGTGGAGGATGTCAAGTCGCTCCTGGAGGGGCGGGCGGCGCCGGTGCTCGCGCGGCTCAGGGAAGACATGCGCGCCTCGGCGCAGGCGCAGGACTTCGAGCAGGCCGCGCGGCTGCGGGACCGGGTCAATGCCGTCGAGAAGCTGTTCGGGACCGAGCAGCACGCCTTCGTGTCCGAGGAGACGGACCTCGACTTTCTCGGGGCGGCGCAGGCGGGCGAGTTCGCGATGGTGCAGCTCTTCCGGATGCGCGGCGGGCGGGTGGTGGGGCGCGACAAGCGCTTCCTGACCGGCGCCGACGAGGAGGCGCTCGGCAAGATCGTCGAGGCGTTCGTGCAGGATTACTACACCCAGGCGACACACGTGCCGCCGTTAATCCTGCTGCCGGCCGAATTTGAGGGTGTGGAGGCCTGGAGCGAATTCCTGTCGGGTCAGGCGGGGCGGCAGATCCAGATGCGCACGCCCAAGCGTGGGGACAAGGTGGACCTCGTGGAGATGGCGCAGCGCAACGCGTCGGTGGGGCTCGACTCCGAACTCGCGCTGCTTGAACGCCGGGGCGACCATCCGGGTCTGGATGCCCTGAGGGACGTGCTCGCGCTGCCCGAGCGGCCCTGGCGAATCGAGGGCTATGACAACTCCAACCTCTTCGGCACGAATATCGTCTCGGGGATGGTGGTCTTCGAGGGCGGGCGGGCGCGGCGCGGGGAGCATCGGCGCTTCAAGGTGCGCGGGCTCACGCGCCCCGACGACTACGAGGCGATGAAGCAGACGATCACCCGGCGCTTCACCGGCTCGCTGAGTGACAAGCTGCCGCTGCCGGACCTCCTGCTGATCGATGGCGGGCGCGGGCAGGTGAACGCGGCCCTCGACGCCCTGCGCGAAGCCGACGTGCGCGTGCCGGTGGTGGGCCTCGCCAAGCGCGAGGAGCGTCTGATTCTGCCTGGGAGATACGGCGCGCAGTGGTGGCTGGAGACGGGGACGGAGGTGGGGGTGGACCGGGAATTGCTGCTTCCGCACACGCACCCGGCCCTGCGGCTGTTGATTGCGGTGCGCGACGAGGTGCACCAGTACGCGGTGACGTATCACCGCAAGCTGCGCGCCGAGGGGATGCTCCGCAGCGTGTTCGACGATCTTCCGGGCATCGGGCAAAAGCGCCGGGACGCCTTGCTGGAGCACTTCACCTCGCTCGCGGACCTGGCCTCCGCTCCGGTCGAGCAGATCGCGGCGGTGCCGGGGATGTCGATGAAGGCCGCGCAGGGGGTCAAGGCCTTTTTGCAGGCGCGCGAGGCCGAGTGGCAGGCCTAA
- a CDS encoding phosphatase PAP2 family protein, which produces MQPTQTPTQVLLPFVRRHGRSLLLLLLVAVLAPLVLFADLAEDIFRDGGFAWDQSILAWYAAHRTPGLTRAAEILAVVGGVGGLPVITLLIAAGLVRARAPHHAAFLVLGLVGAALLNTLAKLVFQRPRPDEVLAVLTERGFSFPSGHAMANAAFGIALALTFWRSRAGWPLAVFGVLWAGLLGASRNYLGVHYPSDVLAGFLASCAWVAGLYLILARRWPELRRSPAGEPDTRGGAALPSPAGRTD; this is translated from the coding sequence ATGCAGCCGACGCAGACGCCTACGCAAGTTCTTCTTCCTTTTGTTCGTCGGCATGGGCGCTCGCTGCTGCTGCTGCTGCTCGTCGCGGTGCTCGCGCCGCTGGTGCTGTTTGCCGACCTCGCCGAGGACATCTTCCGGGATGGAGGGTTTGCGTGGGACCAGTCGATCCTCGCCTGGTACGCCGCGCACCGCACGCCGGGGCTGACGCGCGCGGCGGAGATTCTGGCCGTCGTGGGCGGCGTCGGCGGGCTGCCGGTGATCACGCTGCTGATCGCGGCGGGGCTCGTGCGGGCGCGGGCGCCGCATCACGCGGCGTTTCTGGTCCTCGGTCTGGTGGGGGCGGCGCTGCTCAATACGCTCGCCAAACTGGTGTTTCAGCGGCCCCGGCCCGACGAGGTGCTCGCGGTGCTGACCGAGCGCGGCTTTTCTTTTCCGAGCGGGCACGCGATGGCGAACGCGGCCTTCGGGATAGCGCTCGCGCTGACCTTCTGGCGCTCGCGGGCGGGGTGGCCGCTGGCGGTGTTCGGGGTGCTGTGGGCGGGGCTCCTCGGGGCGAGCCGCAATTACCTGGGGGTGCATTACCCGAGCGACGTGCTCGCGGGCTTCCTGGCGAGCTGCGCGTGGGTGGCAGGGCTTTACCTGATCCTGGCGCGGCGGTGGCCGGAGTTGCGCCGCTCTCCGGCGGGCGAACCGGATACGCGCGGAGGGGCGGCTCTTCCCTCCCCGGCAGGCCGCACCGACTAG
- the hisS gene encoding histidine--tRNA ligase: protein MALQRPKGTNDLLPDGSPKLEAFARASAHEWLIGKARGVLERAGAQRIDTPVFEEAELVKRGVGGSTDIVRKEMFTVYYFGDHGGYVLRPEGTASIVRAYLENGLKQLPAPLKLWTSGPMFRAERHQKGRYRQFHQVDYEVLGSADPLVDAEAIALMVDVVRALGLRGVHVKLGSIGDPEDRERYNAYLRELFTPHEARLSDDSRERLARNPMRILDSKSAGDQELLQDIGVRPMLDFLGEEAGAHFAQVQDYLKDWGVGFEIDPSIVRGLDYYRRTAWELHAEGIGAKSALGGGGRYDGLSEGLGGGAVPGIGWAFGIERLLLAVEQEGIELPRAGGPQLYLVALDEENVPLAARLAAQARAYLRAEFAYRALKPGSAFKDAERRGAVWVGLIGSEEAAQGTLSLKNMQTGEQRTLAQSELGSLTPPNG from the coding sequence ATGGCTCTACAGCGTCCCAAGGGAACCAACGACCTGCTGCCGGACGGCAGTCCCAAGCTCGAAGCGTTCGCGCGCGCGTCGGCGCACGAATGGCTGATCGGCAAGGCGCGCGGGGTGCTCGAGCGGGCCGGCGCGCAGCGCATCGACACGCCGGTCTTCGAGGAAGCCGAACTCGTCAAGCGCGGGGTGGGCGGCTCGACCGACATCGTGCGTAAAGAGATGTTCACGGTGTATTACTTCGGCGACCACGGCGGCTACGTGCTGCGGCCCGAGGGCACCGCGAGCATCGTGCGGGCGTACCTCGAGAACGGCCTCAAGCAGCTCCCGGCGCCGCTCAAGCTCTGGACCTCGGGGCCGATGTTCCGCGCCGAGCGCCACCAGAAGGGCCGCTACCGGCAGTTTCATCAGGTGGACTACGAGGTGCTGGGCTCAGCGGACCCCCTCGTGGACGCCGAGGCGATCGCGCTGATGGTGGACGTCGTGCGGGCGCTCGGCCTGAGGGGCGTGCACGTCAAGCTCGGCTCCATCGGCGATCCCGAGGACCGCGAGCGCTACAACGCCTATCTGCGCGAGCTGTTCACGCCGCACGAGGCGCGGCTCTCGGACGACTCGCGTGAGCGCCTCGCCCGCAATCCGATGCGGATTCTCGATTCCAAGAGCGCGGGGGATCAGGAGCTTCTTCAGGACATCGGCGTGCGGCCCATGCTCGATTTTCTGGGCGAGGAGGCGGGCGCGCACTTCGCGCAGGTGCAGGACTACCTGAAAGACTGGGGCGTCGGGTTCGAGATCGATCCCTCGATCGTGCGCGGGCTCGACTACTACCGCCGCACCGCCTGGGAGCTGCACGCCGAGGGCATCGGCGCGAAGTCGGCCTTAGGAGGGGGCGGGCGCTACGACGGCCTGAGTGAGGGGCTCGGCGGGGGCGCGGTGCCGGGCATCGGCTGGGCCTTCGGCATCGAGCGGCTGCTGCTGGCCGTGGAACAGGAAGGCATCGAGCTTCCGCGCGCCGGGGGGCCGCAGCTCTACCTCGTGGCACTCGACGAGGAGAATGTACCCCTCGCCGCCAGGCTCGCCGCTCAGGCCCGCGCCTACCTGCGCGCCGAGTTCGCCTACCGCGCGCTGAAGCCGGGCAGCGCCTTCAAGGACGCCGAGCGCCGGGGCGCGGTCTGGGTGGGGCTGATCGGTTCCGAGGAAGCCGCGCAGGGCACCCTGAGCCTCAAGAACATGCAGACCGGCGAGCAGCGGACGCTGGCGCAGTCGGAGCTGGGGAGTCTGACTCCACCGAACGGCTGA
- a CDS encoding DUF2171 domain-containing protein: protein MTLKDQIREHMPILCADGQSHGEVDHLDGDYIKVTKDAQGQHHWLPLSAVDHVDEHVHLNLGHEQVRKQWLSTDPHSGQRM, encoded by the coding sequence ATGACGCTGAAAGACCAGATCCGCGAGCATATGCCCATCCTCTGCGCCGACGGCCAGAGCCACGGCGAGGTGGACCATCTCGACGGCGACTACATAAAGGTCACCAAAGACGCCCAGGGACAGCACCACTGGCTGCCGCTGAGCGCGGTGGACCACGTGGACGAGCACGTTCATCTCAACCTGGGACACGAGCAGGTGCGCAAACAGTGGCTGAGCACGGACCCCCACAGTGGGCAGCGGATGTAG